The Micromonospora violae DNA segment GGCCGCCGTGTCGACTCGACCTCGGCCGGGTCGGCGTCGGTCACGGGATTCAGCGAAGGGTCTATCACCGGCACAGCCACGACGCGCCATCGTACAGGCGAGGGTGCGTCGCTTTTGCCGGGCCGGTACGCCCACGGTCGGTTTGCCGGACGTTGCTCCCGTTACGCGGTGATGAAGGGACGTAGTTGTCGATCATCGAACTGGGCGAGGTCCGGGACGAGCCGGCAGCTTCTGCGCCGGCCCGCCGGCCGCGCGCCGCCGGCCGTCCGTCGCGCAGCGCGGCGGTGCTGGTGCTCGCCCTGCTGGGGTTGGGTGGTGCGGCCCCGACACCGCAGCGGACGGTGTACGTCGTGCCGGGGTCGCCGATCTCCTCGGCGTACCTCGCCGCGGACAGCGTCTTCGTGGTGGACCGGCCGGAACCCGAGGGGGGCCGCTACCTGACCGCGTACGCCCAGCCGACACCGACCGACGCTGGTGTGCGGCGGCGGTGGCGGGCGCCGCTGGCCCGCTCCGGTGACGTCATCGATGTCCGGGTCGAACGGCGGCTGGTGCTGGCGGTGGCGGTCAACGCCCCGAACCAGCAGTTCCAGACCACCGCCTACGACGCCGCGACGGGCCGGCAGCGGTGGCAGCAGCCGGGCTCCGTCGACCCGACCGTCCACGACGGTCTGCTGCTGACGAATGTCCGGGAGGACGAGTCGAGCGCGATGAGCGGGATCGACCCCGACTCCGGCGAGCTGATCTGGACGGTGCCGATCCAGTCCTCCACCGGCATCTCCTACCACCTTGTTGAGGGTCGGGTCGACCAGTTCGTGCTGCTTCAGCCCAGCGGCGCGGTGCAGGTGCACGACGCCGGGACCGGCAGACTGCTGCGCAGCGTCGATACGCTGCCCGCCGACCGGAAGGCGTACCAGCGGATTCAGGTCGTCGGCGACCTGCTGCTGCTCGTCCCACCCGGCGCCAACCGGCTGGTGAGCTACGGGCTGGCCGATCTGTTGCCACGGTGGACGGTCGAGATGCCGTTGGTGGCCTACGTGGTCGGCTGCGCCGGTCTGCTCTGCGTGATTCCGCAGACCGGCGGCCTCCAGGTGCTCGACCCGGCCACCGGGGCGGTGCGGTGGTCCGACCGGGGCCAGGACAACCTGGCCGACGTCCGAGATGGTCGGTTGTTGATGGCGAAGCCCGGCCGGGGGTACGAGGTGCGGGACGCGGCGACCGGGCAGGTACGAGCCGAGCTGGGCGCGTGGAGTCTGACGCGGGTGCTCCGACGGGTCGACCCGCTGGTCGGTGTGCGGCGGGGTGAGCGCGGTCGGATGCTCGTCGCCGAACTCGACCTGGTGGCCGGCGGAACACGGATCCTCGACGTGTTGCCGGGCATCGCCGGCGGTTGTCAGGCGTCCCTGCCGGTCCTGCTGTGCCAACGCCTCGACGGTACCTTCGGGCTGTGGCGGTTGACCCGATGACCGGGCCGGTGATCGACCTCGGCGAGTTGCGGCACGGCCCCGACCCGGAGCCGTCGCTGCGCCCACCCCGCGCGCAGAGTCGTCCGCTGCGCTGCGCGCTGGTCGTGCTGCTCGCGCTGGTCACGCTCGCCGCCGCCGACGTTGCGCCGCCCCGGCTGGCCCCGGTGACGCTGTCGGCCCGGCCCGGGTCCGACGTCATGATCGACGGTGACCGCCTCCTGATCCTGGAGCCGTCAAGCCAGTCGCGACCTGGGCGGCTGGCCGCGTATCACCTGCCCGGCGGCGAGCTGGTCTGGCAGGTGCCGCTGTCGACGGAGGCCCGGTACTGGGGAATGACCGCGCTGGCCGGGATGGTGCTGGCCACCGGGTACGAGATCGGTCCGCAGGGCCGGGGGAACCTCACGATGGCACTGGACCGGGCGACCGGGGCGTACCGGTGGCAGCAGCCGGGCACCGTTTTCGAACTGGTCGACGGCAACCTGCTGCTGCGCACCGGTGGTGAGACCGAACCGTCCGGTGTGCGCGCGATCGATCCGTGCTGCGGCACCGTGCGTTGGCAGCTCGCCGGCGTCAGCGCCGCGGTGACCCTGCGCGGCACCGAGCGCGGGGTGGACCGGGTGGTGTTCAACCAGTTGGACGGGCCGGTCGAGGTACGCGACGCGACCACCGGCGCGGTGCTGGCCCGCGCCGATCTGCGCCCGCCCGACGGCGGTCCGATCGATCTGGACGTGATGGACGACCTGCTGGTGGCGCACGACAGGGGCGCGGGCACGATCACCGCGTACGGGTTGGACCAGCTCGACAAACGCTGGACCCGCACGAGGGTGCAGATCGACTTCGCGTTGGACTGCGGCCCGGTCCTCTGTATGCGCGCCACCAACGAGATGCAGGCGGTCGACCGGATGACCGGCGAGGTGCGCTGGAGCAGCAGCCGGTGGGGGTGGGCCTGGCCGGCCGGCGGGCGGCTGATGGCCAACCTCAGCGGCGTCGGCCCGTTGGAGCAGTACCTGGTGCTCGATGCGCTGACCGGCCGGCAGTTGGCCGACCTGGGCCGGTGGGAGCTGTACCAACTTGGTCCTGGGGGCCGGCTGGTCGGCATCCGCCGGCATCCCGACGGCGGGGTGCTCGTCGGCGAGTTGGACATCGGCGCGGGAACGGTGCGCATCGTGGATGTGCTGCGCGATGCCACCGGGGAGTGTCAGGTGGTCACCGGTTACCTGGTGTGCAATGCCGCCGCGCCCAGCTCGTACCAGCTCTGGAAACTGGCCGGCTGATCACCAGTTGGCCTGGGCGGGCGGCGGCGGCAGCGGCACCGACGCGGGTCGCAGCACGTACGCCACCCCGCCGCTGCCGCGCTGCCAGACGGTCTCGAAACCCTGCCGGGGCACGGTACGACGGACCGCGTCGTCGTCCGGGGCGTACGGGTCGTTGAGCACCGGGTCGCCGTCGGTGGTGAAGCCGACCAGCACCATCAGGTGCCCGCGGGTGTCGTACCCGAGCCCCGGCACCTCGTCGGCCCGGAACGCGGCGGAGACGATCAGGGGGATGCCGGCGGCGATGAACGCCTCCGCCTCGTTCAGCGACCGCAGGCGGGTGACGAACGCGTCCACCCCGTGCAGTCCGGCGTACGCGGTGTTGAACGGCCAGTTGCCGGCCCCGGCGTACGCGTGGTCGTAGCAGTGTCGGGCAGCGTGCACCACCACCGGACGAGGGCCGGACGGCTCCACCCAGGCGTAGTGCTCCGGCGTCGGCTCGGCACCCCAGTAGGCGAGCACCATCGAGGTGCAGGTGGGGCTGCACCAGGAGTCGCCGCCGCCACCCCACTGCGGGTACTGGCCGGCGTGCAGCCGCTGCGAGTAGCGCGGCACGTCCAGCACGATCCCATGGGCGGCGGACGAGGCGGGCGACGGTGCACCGGTCGGGCCGGGTAACGCGGGGCCGGTGGCGACCGCGCCGATGCTGCGCAGCACCGGGCCGCTCGGGCTGCCGGCCGGTCGGTGCAGTGTCACCCGCGCCTGCCAGCCGGTGACCGTCGCGCCGGTCACGACCAGGGTGTCGGTGTCGACAGCGGCGTCGCCGTCGCGCTGCCCGGGTATCGAGGTGCGTCGTACCGCCCGGTCGTCGGCCGCCCAGCGGGCCAGCCGGTACCAGCCGGTGGCGGGCGCGTCGTCGTGCCAGCCGCGTAGCTCGACCTCGATCCAGCAGCCGTCCGGGGTGTCGGCGGTCCAGGACGGCACCACCTCGGCGACGGCGAAGCCGACCCGCACCGGCGGTGACGTCCAGGCGCTCCGCTCGTCGTCGCCGGCCACGCCCTCGACACTGCCCGCTGCCGAGTCGGCCGGTAGGTGGAAGCCCCGGTAGGCGATGTCCCGCCGGGTGGGTGGTGCCGCGATTGTCATGCCAGGTCCGTCCGTCGTTCGGTGCCGCCGGCCAGCATCGCGTACGCCGCGCTGGCCCGCAACGCCGCCCGGCGCGGACGGCGAGGGACGATGGTTGCCGGCCGGCACTAGGTTGTCGGTGGTCAGCAGCGAGGAGGCCGGGATGCGGGTACTGGTGGTCGAGGACGAGCGCAACCTCGCCGACGCGATCGCACGGGGGTTGCGCAAGCGGGGGATGGCGGTCGACGTGGCGTACGACGGCGACGCCGGCCACGAGGCGGCGTTCGTCACCCGGTACGACGTGGTGGTGCTCGACCGGGACCTGCCCGGCGTCCACGGCGACCAGATCTGCGCCGACCTGGCGGCCTCCGGCGCGTTGACCCGGGTGCTGATGCTCACCGCCAGCGGCACGGTGGCCGACCGGGTGGAGGGGTTGCAGCTCGGGGCGGACGACTACCTGCCCAAACCGTTCGCCTTCGACGAGTTGGTCGCCCGGGTGCAGGCGCTGGGTCGACGGGCCACCCCGGCCGCGCCGCCGGTGCTCGAACTGGCCGACCTGGTGCTCGACCCGGCCCGCCGGGTGGCCACCCGCGCCGGTGTGCCGATGGACCTGACCAACAAGGAGTTCGGCGTGCTCAGCGAACTGCTCAAGGCGCGTGGCGCGGTGGTCTCCAGTGAGGAGTTGCTGGAACGGGTGTGGGACGCGAACACCGACCCGTTCACCACCATCGTCCGGGTCACCGTGATGACACTGCGCAAGAAGCTCGGTGACCCGCCGTTGATCGAGACGGTGGTCGGGGCGGGCTACCGCACGGCCGAGGTGCGCGCGTGAGCGCGAGGAGTGAGCCGGGGTTGCGAGCCCCGCAGTCGCGAACCGAGGTGGCACGGTGAGTCGCCGACTGCGGCCTACGTTGCGGTTGCGGTTGACCGTGCTCAACGGTGTGCTGCTCATCGGGGCGGGCGCGATCCTGGTGCTGCTGGCCTGGCTGTTGGTCCGCGACGCGTTGCGACCCACCGACGAGTTGGTGCCTGGCACGACCGTGCTGCTCTCCGACGGCCGGGAGATGGACGCCGCCCAGTGGCAGCAGCAGTTGGTCGACGCCGCCTCGGGGGAACTGCTGGCCAAGGGCCTGGTCGCGTTGTTGGCGATCAGCGTGGTCGGGGTGGCCGGCGCGTACGCGGTCGCCGGCCGCGCGCTGCGCCCACTGCACCAGGTCACGGCGACCGCGCAGCGGCTCGGTGAGGCGACGCTGGATCAGCGGATCGGTTACTCGGGCGCTGACGACGAGGTGGCCGAGCTGGCCAAGACGTTCGACGCCATGTTGGACCGGATCGCGTCCGCGTTCGAGGCCCAGAAGCGGTTCGTGGCGAATGCCTCGCACGAGCTGCGTACCCCGCTCGCGGTGATGCGGACGGAAATCGACGTGACGCTCAGCGACGACGACGCGGACGCCGCCGAGTACCGCCGGATGGCCACCGTCGTCCGTGATGCCTCGGAGCGGGCCAACGGCCTCGTGGACGCGCTGCTGGTGTTGGCCCGCAGTGAGGCGCAGGCTGGGCGGCAGTTGGGCCGGCGTACGGAGTGTGACCTCGCCGCGGGCACGGCCAACGCGCTGTCGGCGATGCGCCGCGAGGTGGAACGGATCGGCCTTCGGGTGCAGACGTCGTTGGAGTCCGCGCCGGTGATCGGCGATCCGGGGCTGCTCGACCGGCTGGCCGGAAACCTGATCGAGAATGCGGTCCGCTACAACCACCTGCACGGCCGGCTCTGGGTGCGCACCGGCACCGACGGCGACCGATCCTGGCTGGTGGTGGGGAACACCGGCTTCGAGGTGGACCAGGCCGACGTGCCGGGGTTGTTCGAGCCGTTCCGGCGCGGTGGCCGGGAACGCACCGGGGCCCGGGGCTCCGGCCTGGGGTTGTCCATCGTCCGGGCGGTCTGCGCCGCGCACGGCGGTTCCGTACGGGTGGTCGCGCAGCCTGGTGGCGGCCTGGAGGTGACGGTCACCCTGCCGTCGGCGGACGCGCCGGCGGTGCCTGGCACGGTGGCTACCGCCGGCTGACCGGGGTTGCGCGCCTCGCTCGGCCGATGGCAAGATCGCATCGTCAGTTCGAGATGAAAGGGGGTGCGTTGATGTCCACCAATGTTGGCTCCGCATCCCGGGTCCACGCCGGCTGACGTCCCGGAGACGGAGCGCCCCCGCACGGGTTGGGCGCTGATCGCCCATTCGATGGGGAACCAGTTTCTGCGTGGTGTAACGCGCCCGGACTCGGGCGGCACCACGTGAACGCCGTGGAAGGACCACTGTGAGTTCGACGATCCACAACATCAGCATCGACTGTTCCGACACGTACGCCCTGGCCGGTTTCTGGTCGCAGGTCTTCGACTGCCCTCGGCAGCCTGACGACTTCCCCGGTGACCCGGAGGCGATGCTCCTGCCGCCGGGTGGCCCGGAGGTGCTCTTCATCGCGGTCCCGGAGGGCAAGTCGGTGAAGAACCGCCTGCACCTGGACCTTGAACCGGCCGACCGGACCCGGGCCGAGGAGGTCGAGCGACTGCTCGGCATCGGCGCGACGCTCGTCGACGACCGGACCCGACCGGACGGCACCGGTTGGGTGGTGCTCGCCGACCCGGAGGGCAACGAGTTCTGCGTGCTGCGCAGCGCTGCCGAGCGGGCAGCGGCGTCAGGCGCGTAGCTTCCGCCGTACGGCACGGGGCCCCGGCCACCCGAGGGTGGCCGGGGCCCCGTGCTCGTCCAGCTCAGGACTGCTGTTCGACCTGACCCCGGATCGCGGCGAACTCGGCCTTCGCCTGGTCGGCGGTCTTGAAGTACATCACCACCATGCCCAGACTGCCCCGGTCGGCCCAGACACAGATGCCCAGCGGCACGGTCTCGACCTTGCCGTTGCCGCAGCGCGCCTCACCGCCGAGCGGGCCGGCGTCGATGGCCGTCATGCCGCTCACCGTCAACTGCTCGTCGAGCCCCTGCACGTAGTCGTCGAGCGCCTTCTTCGGGTCCGCCAACAGCGCCGACACGCCCGTGATCATGACGAGGTCCTGCTTCGCCGGGTCACCGTAGAAGGCAGCGACGGTGCTCGTCTGGGTCCTCGCCGCCCCCTTCATCCCGCTGGCCGCCTGGTCGGCGGCCCGCTGCAGCTGCGGTTCGGTGAGCTTCGGCCGGCCGGCGAGGGTGGCCGGCGCGACCACCCGGGTCTTGCTGGCGTCCACGACCGAGCCCACGTCGTCCTTCACGACGAGCCAGGTGATCGCCGCGCCGCCGAGGCAGAGCACCAGCACCACGGCCAACACGATCAGAATGATCTTGCCGACGTTCGACTTCTTCGCCGGGGGCGGGCCACCGACCAGGCCCGGGTCACCGTAGGGCTGACCGGGCTGCGCGGACGGGAAACCGGGCTGTGCGGCCGGAAAGCCCTGCGGCGCGGCCGGGTAGCCCTGCGGCGCGGCCGGGTAGCCGGGCTGCGCGGGCGGGACGCCGGGCTGCGCGGGCGGGAAGCCCTGGGGCGGAGGCGGGAAACCAGCGGGCTGCTGCGGCTGTCCCTGCGGCGGCGGCCAACCGCCCGGCTGCTGTGGCTGCCCCTGCGGCTGCGGCGGCGGCCAACCGCCGGGCTGCTGCGGCTGGTTGGGGGAATCGTGCGGCGGACCGTAGGGATTGGCCGGCGGCTGAGACATCAGTCAGCTCCAAGATGGGGGTGCAAAACGTGTGATCCTAACCCGGGGCGCTGCCCGCCGTTGCCCCCGCACGGATCCGCACCCCGCGCTGGCCTGCCCACACACGACCGTGGTGGCCCCCGGCCGCACCCGGGCGCGGTGGCCGGCCGTCCACAAACGGCCGCGGTGGCCGTCCCGTGCACGAGGCACGGTCCGGCCACCGCGACGGTGGTACGGCGATCGGTCAGGCCGGCAGACTCGCCGCGCCGGGCGGCAGGAACCGCTGGCCGGTGACCCGCTCGGAGGTGCCGGTCCGGTCCAGGTACGGCGTGACGCCGCCCAGGTGGAACGGCCAACCGGCACCCAGGATCATGCACAGGTCGATGTCCTGCGCCTCGGCGACCACACCCTCGTCCAGCATCAGCCGGATCTCCTGCGCGAGCGCGTCGAGCGCGTTCTGGCGTACCTGCTCGGCGGTCAACGGCTGGTCACCCACGACGAGCAGCGCGGCGACCTCCTCGTTGACCTGGTCGTCGACCACGATCGGCTGGCCCGAGTCGGCGATCCGCTTGAGGTTCTCGCTGACCCCGAACCGGTCCGGGTACGCGGCGTGCAGGGTGCCGCCCACGTGGTACGCGACGGCCGGCCCGACCAGTTGCAGCAGGGCGAGCGGGCGCATCGGCAGGCCCAGCGGGTCCAGTGCGCTGTTCGCCACGTCCAGCGGGGTGCCGGCGTCGACGGCGGCGAAGACGGTGCCCAGGAAGCGGGTGAGCAGCCGGTTCACCACGAACGCCGGGGCGTCCTTGACCAGCACGCTCGACTTCTTCAACTGCTTGCCCACGGCGAACGCGGTGGCCAGGGTGACGTCGTCGGTGCGCTCACCCCGGACGATCTCCAGCAGCGGCAGCACCGCCACCGGGTTGAAGAAGTGGAAGCCGACCACCCGCTCCGGGTGCTCCAACTCGGCTGCCATCTCGGTGATCGACAGCGAGCTGGTGTTGGTGGCGAGCACCGCCTCCGGAGAGACGACCTTCTCCAACTCGGCCCAGACCTGCTTCTTGACGCCCAGGTCCTCGAAGACCGCCTCGATGACGAAATCCGCGTCGGCGAAGGCGCTCTTGTCGACAGTGCCGCTGACCAGGCCGTACAGCTTTGCGGCGGTGCCCTTGTCCATCCGGCCCTTGGTGACGGCCTTCTCGATCTGGGTGTGCACGTAACCGACGCCCTTGTCCACCCGGGACTGGTCGAGGTCGGTCAGCACCACCGGCACCTGGAGGCGGCGGGCGAACAGCAGCGCCAGCTGGCTGGCCATCAGGCCCGCGCCGACGATGCCGACCTTGGTGATCGTCCGGGCCAGGCCCTTGTCGGGTGCGCCGGCCGGGCGCTTGGCCCGCCGCTGCACCAGGTCGAACGCGTACAGGCCGCTGCGCAGCTCCTCGGAGAAGATCAGGTCGGCCAGGGCCTCGTCCTCGGCGGCGGTGCCGGCGGCGAAGTCGCCGTCCTTCGCCGACTCCAACAGGTCGAGCGCCTTGTACGCGGCCGGGACCGCGCCGTGCAACCGCTGGTTGAGCGTCTCCCGGGCGAAGTAGAGCACGCCCGCCCACATGTCCTTGTCGACAGCGGGGCGGGTCACGGTGACCTGACCCCGGACCACGTCGGCGGCCCACTCCAGAGACCGCTCCAGGAAGTCGGCCGGCTCCAACAGGATGTCCGCGATGCCCAGCTCGGCCGCCTGCTGCGGCTTGAGCATCTTGTTCTGCATCAGCGGGTTCTGGATGATCACCTGGGTCGCGGCAGGAATGCCGATCAGGTTCGGCAGCAGCTGGGTGCCACCCCAGCCGGGCACCAGACCCAGGGAGACCTCGGGCAGCGCGAGAGCCGCCGCGCCGCCGGAGAGCGTCCGGTAGTGGCAGTGCAGCGCCAGCTCCAGGCCCCCGCCCATCGCCGCGCCGTTGACGAACGCGAACGTGGGGACCGTGCTGTCCTTGAGCCGGGCGAAGACCCGGTGGCCGAGCCGGCCGATCTCCAACGCCTGCGCGCGGTCGGCGAGCTGCGGCAGGCCGACGATGTCCGCGCCCACGCAGAAGATGTACGGCTTGCCGGTGATGGCGATGAACGCCGGGTCCGCGGCGAGCGCGGCGGTGATCGCCTCGTCCAGGCTGGCCAGCCCACCAGGGCCGAAGGTGTTCGGCTTGGTGTGGTCGAGGCCGTTGTCCAGCGTGATCAGGGCGGCGGGCCGGTCCAGCCCCGGTACGTTCACCGCGCGCAGCAGCGCCCGGGTGACGACCTCGTTCGGTGCGGCGAGCGTGCTCACTTGTTGCCCTCCGTCCAGTGCGGGTTCTCCCAGATGACCGTGCCGCCCATGCCGATGCCGATGCACATCGCGGTCAGGCCGTAGCGGACCTCGGGGTGCTCGGCGAACTGGCGGGCCAGCTGCGTCATCAGCCGTACGCCCGAGGAGGCCAGCGGGTGACCGATGGCGATCGCGCCGCCCCACGGGTTGACCCGCGCGTCGTCGTCGGCGATGCCGAAGTGGTCGAGGAAGGCGAGCACCTGCACGGCGAACGCCTCGTTCAGCTCGAACAGGCCGATGTCGTCGATGCTGAGCCCGGCGAGGCGAAGCGCCTTCTCCGTCGACGGAATCGGGCCGACGCCCATCACCTCCGGCTCGACGCCGACGAAGCCGAACGACACCAGCCGCATGGCGACCGGCAGGCCCAGCTCGCGGGCGGTGGCCTCGTCGGCGAGCAGGCTCGCGGTGGCGCCGTCGTTCAGGCCGGCCGCGTTGCCCGCGGTGACCTTGCCGTGGGGGCGGAACGGGGTCTTGAGGGTGGCCAGCTTCTCCAGCGAGGTGTCCCGGGGGGCCTCGTCCACCGTGGCCAGGCCCCAGCCGCCGTCGGCGTCGCGGATGGACATCGGCACCAGGTCGTCCTGGAGCTTGCCGTTGGCGTACGCCTTGGCGGTCTTCTGCTGCGAGGCGAGCGCGAACGCGTCGGTGCGTGCCTTGGTGATGTGCGGGACCAGGTCGTGCAGGTTCTCCGCGGTGGCACCCATCACCAGCGCGGACGGGTCGACCAGCTTCTCGGCGATGATGCGCGGGTTGGGGTCGACGCCCTCACCCATCGGGTGGCGGCCCATGTGCTCGACGCCACCGGCGATGGCGATGTCGTACGCGCCCATGGCGATGCCGCTGGCCACGGTGGTGACCGCGGTCATCGCCCCCGCGCACATCCGGTCGATGGCGAAACCGGGAACGGTCTTCGGTAGCCCGGCCAGCAGGGCGGCGGTGCGGCCGATGGTGAGGCCCTGGTCGCCGATCTGGGTGGTGGCCGCGATGGCGACCTCTTCGACCCGCTCCGGGGGCAGCTGCGGGTTGCGACGCAGCAGTTCCCGGATGCAGCGGATCACCAGGTCGTCGGCGCGGGTGTTGGCGTACATGCCACCCGCCTTGCCGAACGGGGTACGGACGCCGTCGACGAAGACGACGTCGCGAACTTCACGGGGCACTGGAGCCTCCTAGCCGAGGGGCACGTTCCCCCGAATGCTACTCGTCAGTAACCAACCCCGTCCCCACCCCCCGGCTGTGGCCCACCCCACACCCTGCCCCGGTTGATCATGAAGTTACTGCCGAGACATGTCGGCCGCGCTGGCACGAACTTCATGATCAACCGGATATGGGTGGGGTGGTTCGGTTAGGTGGTTGGTGGGGTTAGGGCTTTGGTCAGGTCGGGGGTCAGGAGGCCGATCTGCCACTCGCGGGCATTGAGGCCGCGCAGGGTCTCCGCGACCGACTCCTCGGTGATCTCCTCCGGTGGGGTCCACGCGAGCCGGCGGACCGAATCCGGAGTGATCAGGTTCTCCGGCGGAAGGTTGTGCTCACCGGCGATGCGGATCACGACCTCCCGACAACGGGCCAGCCGACCGGCCGCCACCGGGTCCCGTTCGGCCCAGCGGTGCGGCGGGGGCGGGCCCTCCACGGCCGGCGAGACCGGCAGGGAGTCGTCCGGCAACTGCCGGGCGTCGTCGAGCGCGGCGAGCCAGGTGCGGGCCAGCCGACGGACCGACCGACCACCGAAACCGGGCAGGGTCAGCAGCGTCTTCTCGTCCTTCGGGTCCAGCTCGGCCGCGGCGATGATCGCCGAATCGGGCAACACCCGACCGGGCGCGGCGTCCCGCCGGGCCGCGATCTGGTCCCGGGCGTACCACATCGAGCGGACCCGGGCCTGAGCCCGCGCCCCCCGCAGCCGGTGGATGCCCGAGGTGCGCCGCCACGGTTCCGCGCGGACCCGCGGCGGGCGGGCCCCGGTGCGGACCAGTGCGGCGAACTCCTCCGCGGCCCAGGCCGACTTGCCCTGCCGGGTCAACTCGGCGTCGAGCGCGTCCCGCAGGTCGGTGAGCAGCTCCACGTCGAGGGCGGCGTACGTCAACCAGGACTCGGGCAGCGGTCGGCTCGACCAGTCGGCCGCCGAGTGGTGCTTCTCCAACGTGAACCCGAGCAGCTGTTCGGTGAGCGCGGCGAGTCCGACGCGCTCGAAGCCGGCCAACCGGGCCGCCAGCTCGGTGTCGAACAGCCGGCG contains these protein-coding regions:
- a CDS encoding PQQ-binding-like beta-propeller repeat protein — its product is MSIIELGEVRDEPAASAPARRPRAAGRPSRSAAVLVLALLGLGGAAPTPQRTVYVVPGSPISSAYLAADSVFVVDRPEPEGGRYLTAYAQPTPTDAGVRRRWRAPLARSGDVIDVRVERRLVLAVAVNAPNQQFQTTAYDAATGRQRWQQPGSVDPTVHDGLLLTNVREDESSAMSGIDPDSGELIWTVPIQSSTGISYHLVEGRVDQFVLLQPSGAVQVHDAGTGRLLRSVDTLPADRKAYQRIQVVGDLLLLVPPGANRLVSYGLADLLPRWTVEMPLVAYVVGCAGLLCVIPQTGGLQVLDPATGAVRWSDRGQDNLADVRDGRLLMAKPGRGYEVRDAATGQVRAELGAWSLTRVLRRVDPLVGVRRGERGRMLVAELDLVAGGTRILDVLPGIAGGCQASLPVLLCQRLDGTFGLWRLTR
- a CDS encoding PQQ-binding-like beta-propeller repeat protein; this translates as MAVDPMTGPVIDLGELRHGPDPEPSLRPPRAQSRPLRCALVVLLALVTLAAADVAPPRLAPVTLSARPGSDVMIDGDRLLILEPSSQSRPGRLAAYHLPGGELVWQVPLSTEARYWGMTALAGMVLATGYEIGPQGRGNLTMALDRATGAYRWQQPGTVFELVDGNLLLRTGGETEPSGVRAIDPCCGTVRWQLAGVSAAVTLRGTERGVDRVVFNQLDGPVEVRDATTGAVLARADLRPPDGGPIDLDVMDDLLVAHDRGAGTITAYGLDQLDKRWTRTRVQIDFALDCGPVLCMRATNEMQAVDRMTGEVRWSSSRWGWAWPAGGRLMANLSGVGPLEQYLVLDALTGRQLADLGRWELYQLGPGGRLVGIRRHPDGGVLVGELDIGAGTVRIVDVLRDATGECQVVTGYLVCNAAAPSSYQLWKLAG
- a CDS encoding peptidase C39 family protein, with amino-acid sequence MTIAAPPTRRDIAYRGFHLPADSAAGSVEGVAGDDERSAWTSPPVRVGFAVAEVVPSWTADTPDGCWIEVELRGWHDDAPATGWYRLARWAADDRAVRRTSIPGQRDGDAAVDTDTLVVTGATVTGWQARVTLHRPAGSPSGPVLRSIGAVATGPALPGPTGAPSPASSAAHGIVLDVPRYSQRLHAGQYPQWGGGGDSWCSPTCTSMVLAYWGAEPTPEHYAWVEPSGPRPVVVHAARHCYDHAYAGAGNWPFNTAYAGLHGVDAFVTRLRSLNEAEAFIAAGIPLIVSAAFRADEVPGLGYDTRGHLMVLVGFTTDGDPVLNDPYAPDDDAVRRTVPRQGFETVWQRGSGGVAYVLRPASVPLPPPPAQANW
- a CDS encoding response regulator transcription factor, with amino-acid sequence MRVLVVEDERNLADAIARGLRKRGMAVDVAYDGDAGHEAAFVTRYDVVVLDRDLPGVHGDQICADLAASGALTRVLMLTASGTVADRVEGLQLGADDYLPKPFAFDELVARVQALGRRATPAAPPVLELADLVLDPARRVATRAGVPMDLTNKEFGVLSELLKARGAVVSSEELLERVWDANTDPFTTIVRVTVMTLRKKLGDPPLIETVVGAGYRTAEVRA
- a CDS encoding sensor histidine kinase; amino-acid sequence: MSRRLRPTLRLRLTVLNGVLLIGAGAILVLLAWLLVRDALRPTDELVPGTTVLLSDGREMDAAQWQQQLVDAASGELLAKGLVALLAISVVGVAGAYAVAGRALRPLHQVTATAQRLGEATLDQRIGYSGADDEVAELAKTFDAMLDRIASAFEAQKRFVANASHELRTPLAVMRTEIDVTLSDDDADAAEYRRMATVVRDASERANGLVDALLVLARSEAQAGRQLGRRTECDLAAGTANALSAMRREVERIGLRVQTSLESAPVIGDPGLLDRLAGNLIENAVRYNHLHGRLWVRTGTDGDRSWLVVGNTGFEVDQADVPGLFEPFRRGGRERTGARGSGLGLSIVRAVCAAHGGSVRVVAQPGGGLEVTVTLPSADAPAVPGTVATAG
- a CDS encoding VOC family protein codes for the protein MSSTIHNISIDCSDTYALAGFWSQVFDCPRQPDDFPGDPEAMLLPPGGPEVLFIAVPEGKSVKNRLHLDLEPADRTRAEEVERLLGIGATLVDDRTRPDGTGWVVLADPEGNEFCVLRSAAERAAASGA
- a CDS encoding 3-hydroxyacyl-CoA dehydrogenase NAD-binding domain-containing protein, which gives rise to MSTLAAPNEVVTRALLRAVNVPGLDRPAALITLDNGLDHTKPNTFGPGGLASLDEAITAALAADPAFIAITGKPYIFCVGADIVGLPQLADRAQALEIGRLGHRVFARLKDSTVPTFAFVNGAAMGGGLELALHCHYRTLSGGAAALALPEVSLGLVPGWGGTQLLPNLIGIPAATQVIIQNPLMQNKMLKPQQAAELGIADILLEPADFLERSLEWAADVVRGQVTVTRPAVDKDMWAGVLYFARETLNQRLHGAVPAAYKALDLLESAKDGDFAAGTAAEDEALADLIFSEELRSGLYAFDLVQRRAKRPAGAPDKGLARTITKVGIVGAGLMASQLALLFARRLQVPVVLTDLDQSRVDKGVGYVHTQIEKAVTKGRMDKGTAAKLYGLVSGTVDKSAFADADFVIEAVFEDLGVKKQVWAELEKVVSPEAVLATNTSSLSITEMAAELEHPERVVGFHFFNPVAVLPLLEIVRGERTDDVTLATAFAVGKQLKKSSVLVKDAPAFVVNRLLTRFLGTVFAAVDAGTPLDVANSALDPLGLPMRPLALLQLVGPAVAYHVGGTLHAAYPDRFGVSENLKRIADSGQPIVVDDQVNEEVAALLVVGDQPLTAEQVRQNALDALAQEIRLMLDEGVVAEAQDIDLCMILGAGWPFHLGGVTPYLDRTGTSERVTGQRFLPPGAASLPA
- a CDS encoding thiolase family protein — encoded protein: MPREVRDVVFVDGVRTPFGKAGGMYANTRADDLVIRCIRELLRRNPQLPPERVEEVAIAATTQIGDQGLTIGRTAALLAGLPKTVPGFAIDRMCAGAMTAVTTVASGIAMGAYDIAIAGGVEHMGRHPMGEGVDPNPRIIAEKLVDPSALVMGATAENLHDLVPHITKARTDAFALASQQKTAKAYANGKLQDDLVPMSIRDADGGWGLATVDEAPRDTSLEKLATLKTPFRPHGKVTAGNAAGLNDGATASLLADEATARELGLPVAMRLVSFGFVGVEPEVMGVGPIPSTEKALRLAGLSIDDIGLFELNEAFAVQVLAFLDHFGIADDDARVNPWGGAIAIGHPLASSGVRLMTQLARQFAEHPEVRYGLTAMCIGIGMGGTVIWENPHWTEGNK